Sequence from the Clostridium butyricum genome:
TAATATCCCAATTTCCATCCTTATTGAACATTTTTTCAATTCCCATTGATATGTTAAGATTACTTGGAAGATCATCATAATTCAAACTTATTCTTTTAACTATTCTAACTTGATTATCATCAAGTAATTCTAAATTATTTTTTGATATTAAATGCACTTCTTTTCCATTAATAGTAAAAGAAGAAATATGAATGTCTGCATCTTTCAAATCTTTGATTTCTTCCCCATCATTTTTCACAAGAAAACTAACCATTAAGATATTTTTGTCAGCAACTGCATATTCAAGTGTTACAGTAATATCTCCATACTCTTTAGACTTTCCTACTACTTCAAGATAATCATCATATTGTTCAAGATTTATATTCTTTTCATTAGAAAAAATATCGCAAATAACTGGTATTTTTTTAATGTTACCCTTACATACAATTCCTACAAGTAATATAAAAATTAAAGTTATAATTAATATTTTATATTTCTTATTATTCTTAAATAATATATCAAGTAGACTTTTCCACTTCATTTTTCTCCCTCTTCAAACATCATGTTTAAATTCAAAATATTAATATATATTTTTACTGTAAAATAATATAAAAGCCTGAAAAATTCAGGCTAATATATCTAATTTATTCTTATAAAAGACGTGTTCCCTCTTTATCTTGAGTTATTAATTTTTTCTTCATCAAGCCTCCAAGAGTCATCTTAAAGTAATTTTTACTTGTATTGAATTCTCTCTTAATATCTTCTGGAGATGATTTATCATTATATGGCATAAAACCTCCATTTTCATTTAACATAGCAAGAATTTTTTCTTCTAATTCTTCTCTTGCATCAAGTCTCTTCTTTCTAGTTGTTATACCTATCATTCCATCTTCATAAATCTTCTTAACTCTTGCCTTGATAACTTGACCTGGATAAACATAATCAAAATGTTCATTTGCTAGAATAAGACCTTTATACTTTCCATCCACCGCAACATTCAATGTTCCATTTTCATTAGTGTTATATACAATAGCTGAAACTTCATCTGAAACCTTATATGTGCCTTCTTCCGCTGTATCAAGATATAAATCAATCTTTGTAGTTCCTGCTAGTCTATCAGTTTTATCTATGTACATATAAATTAGATATTTCTCGCCAGTCTTAAGCTTAAAAGTCTGCTCTTTTAGCGGAATTAATAAATCTCTTTCCAATCCCATATCAGCAAATGCACCTATGTTTGTTTGTGATACTATCTTTAAATATGCTACTTCCCCTGTAGTTAAATATGGTTTCTTTAATGTACAGATCATTCTGTCTTTTGAATCCCTGTATATAAATACTTCTAACGTATCTCCTTCATTTACAACTGTTCCTTTACAGGCACTGTTTGGAAGTAATACTTCATCACCAAATTTATCTTTAAGATAGTAACCAAACTCTACTTTTTTACTTACTACTAAATTACAATATTGTCCTAATATTATCATATTTATTCCTCCATACACTATAAAAATAGTGCTTATATTTTTATTCCATTTCTTTGCTTAATTTTATATAATTAAGACTTGATTGACTGTTACTTTTTATTTCTTCTTCTGTAAGTTTTCTTATAACTTTTGCAGGATTTCCAAGAATTAAAACCCCATCTTCAAATTCCTTATTTTGAGTTACTAGTGCACCAGCTCCCACTATACTATTCTTTCCTATTTTCACTCCATTTAATATAATTGCTCCCATACCTATTAAAGTATTATCACCTATTATGCATCCATGTATTATAGCATTATGTCCAATCGTACAATTATCACCAACAACAACCTTTTCATTTTTATCAACATGAACAACTGAGTTTTCCTGAATATTTGTATTTTCGCCAATGACTATACTTTCCATATCACCTCTTAGTACACTTCCAAACCATATATTAGAATTCCTTTTTAGTGTAACATCCCCAATAATAACTGCTGTTTCTGAAATATACACTTCTTCATCAATAGCAGGACTTTTTCCCATATATCTTTTAATCATTTATAATCACCTCTAAAAATTTGTATTAAAACATAGTATAATAACATACTTCTATCTGTCAGCTAAAGTTATTTTATCATTAGATTTAGTTATTGTCATTATTTTAGATAGTTGTTTAATAAGTATATATTATAAAATAATTTTTAGAAGGAACTATTATGGCAAAGAAAAAGATTTCTATATCTAATACTATAGATACAAATAATCTAAAATTCTACTTTGGGATTCCACACGCTCACTGTGCATTCTCAACTGGAATCGGAACACCAATAGAGGCTTTTGATTATGCAAGGCACAACGGACTAGATTTCTTAATATTAACAGACCATAATAACTATCTCAGTAAATCAGTGAGAATAAGAGGCGAAGAATTCACTAAATGGAATGCTTCTCAATATCTTTCATCTAGATATAATAAAAAACATGAAAATTTTCTCTCAGTAATAGGTTTTGAAAGCAAAACAAATCTTCTAGGCGATATTAACATAGTAAATCCTGGAATATTTTTCACTGGATCAGTAAATAACATTCAGCTTTTAGTTTTATGGATGCTTAACAACCCTAATGCATTCATTTCCATAAATCATCCACATAGTTCAATAGAACATTTAGAATTTAATCCAGTATTAAATAAGATAATTACTTCTATAGAAGTCGGAAATGGGTCATTACCTAACAAATACCAAAGATATGAAAAATATTATTATAAACTACTGGATAAAGGTTGGAAATTAAGTGCAATAAACGGGCAAGATAATCACAGATTAAATTTCGGAGATACTGAAAACTTAACATGTGTTGTAGCAAATAACCTAACTATACCTTCATTAATTCAGGCTTTTAGAGAACATCATACATATTCAACAGAGTCTAGGAGCCTGGTAATGTACTTTATGATAAACGATTT
This genomic interval carries:
- a CDS encoding CvfB family protein — protein: MIILGQYCNLVVSKKVEFGYYLKDKFGDEVLLPNSACKGTVVNEGDTLEVFIYRDSKDRMICTLKKPYLTTGEVAYLKIVSQTNIGAFADMGLERDLLIPLKEQTFKLKTGEKYLIYMYIDKTDRLAGTTKIDLYLDTAEEGTYKVSDEVSAIVYNTNENGTLNVAVDGKYKGLILANEHFDYVYPGQVIKARVKKIYEDGMIGITTRKKRLDAREELEEKILAMLNENGGFMPYNDKSSPEDIKREFNTSKNYFKMTLGGLMKKKLITQDKEGTRLL
- a CDS encoding gamma carbonic anhydrase family protein translates to MIKRYMGKSPAIDEEVYISETAVIIGDVTLKRNSNIWFGSVLRGDMESIVIGENTNIQENSVVHVDKNEKVVVGDNCTIGHNAIIHGCIIGDNTLIGMGAIILNGVKIGKNSIVGAGALVTQNKEFEDGVLILGNPAKVIRKLTEEEIKSNSQSSLNYIKLSKEME
- a CDS encoding histidinol-phosphatase; its protein translation is MAKKKISISNTIDTNNLKFYFGIPHAHCAFSTGIGTPIEAFDYARHNGLDFLILTDHNNYLSKSVRIRGEEFTKWNASQYLSSRYNKKHENFLSVIGFESKTNLLGDINIVNPGIFFTGSVNNIQLLVLWMLNNPNAFISINHPHSSIEHLEFNPVLNKIITSIEVGNGSLPNKYQRYEKYYYKLLDKGWKLSAINGQDNHRLNFGDTENLTCVVANNLTIPSLIQAFREHHTYSTESRSLVMYFMINDLFMGSSIDSQSKELNFLIFAKDTNNKIIEIQILSNNGIIIKKISNLNLNRVRYIYKHEPENNERWYVIKVILENSKIAISSPIFRE